A single genomic interval of Thermus antranikianii DSM 12462 harbors:
- a CDS encoding TetR/AcrR family transcriptional regulator, translated as MAERGYRGATTKEIARRVGVNEVTLFRRFGSKEALLRAALSRFIPAGFLERLPAEEAPLEEGLKELLEAYLDLLKAHQALLPKLLAELLRHPGLRGAGPPKGILGVLERVVGFFRAQQRKGLLRSDEPPEEMALAFVGPLMARFLLGEALGVRLPLDKAAYLRGYLEGRYGAGRGGQSELR; from the coding sequence TTGGCTGAGCGGGGGTACCGGGGGGCCACCACCAAGGAGATCGCCCGGCGGGTCGGGGTGAACGAGGTAACCCTCTTCCGGCGTTTCGGCAGCAAGGAGGCCCTTTTGCGGGCGGCCCTTTCCCGCTTTATCCCGGCGGGGTTTCTGGAACGCCTCCCCGCGGAGGAGGCTCCCTTGGAGGAGGGCCTAAAGGAGCTTTTGGAGGCCTACCTGGACCTCCTAAAGGCCCACCAGGCCCTTTTGCCCAAGCTGCTGGCCGAGCTTCTCCGCCACCCGGGGCTAAGGGGCGCAGGACCTCCGAAAGGCATCCTGGGTGTCTTGGAAAGGGTGGTGGGCTTCTTCCGGGCCCAGCAGCGCAAGGGTCTTCTCCGGTCCGATGAGCCTCCCGAGGAGATGGCCTTGGCCTTTGTGGGACCCTTGATGGCCCGCTTCCTTCTGGGGGAGGCCTTGGGGGTGCGCCTGCCCCTGGATAAGGCGGCCTATCTGAGGGGGTATCTGGAGGGC
- a CDS encoding PspA/IM30 family protein, which yields MTLLDRLSRLIRANLSDLLRRAEDPEKIINQALEDMKEALREAREQVAAAMAEGKRLEREVESHLKEAALWEEKAKEALKAGREDLAKEALKRRKRALDLAEGFKQQAEEQKALVNRLMTQLKALEAKIDEAEARKKLLLARKKGVEAAEAVRRMESKLDAHPALEAFEEMEARILSMEDRHEALKELDGQDLEKELAALSAEKELEEELSRLKKELGQS from the coding sequence ATGACCCTACTGGACCGCCTAAGCCGTCTCATCCGGGCCAACCTGAGCGACCTGCTGCGCCGGGCCGAGGACCCCGAGAAGATCATCAACCAGGCCCTGGAGGACATGAAAGAAGCCCTAAGGGAGGCCCGGGAGCAGGTGGCGGCTGCCATGGCTGAGGGCAAGCGCCTGGAACGGGAGGTGGAAAGCCACCTGAAGGAAGCCGCCCTCTGGGAGGAAAAGGCCAAGGAGGCCCTGAAGGCAGGCCGGGAAGACCTGGCCAAGGAGGCCCTTAAGCGCAGGAAAAGGGCTTTGGACCTGGCCGAGGGCTTCAAGCAGCAGGCGGAGGAGCAGAAGGCCCTTGTGAACCGCCTCATGACCCAGCTCAAGGCCCTCGAGGCCAAGATCGACGAGGCCGAGGCCAGGAAAAAGCTCCTTCTCGCCCGCAAGAAGGGGGTGGAGGCCGCCGAGGCAGTGCGGCGGATGGAATCCAAGCTGGACGCCCACCCGGCCCTCGAGGCCTTTGAGGAGATGGAGGCCCGCATCCTCTCCATGGAGGACCGGCACGAGGCCCTGAAGGAGCTGGATGGCCAGGACCTGGAAAAGGAGCTCGCCGCCCTCTCCGCGGAAAAGGAGCTGGAGGAGGAGCTTTCCCGCCTCAAGAAGGAGCTTGGCCAGTCCTAA
- the dxs gene encoding 1-deoxy-D-xylulose-5-phosphate synthase, with product MVLDKVNSPDDLKGLTLEELLALAEEIRSEIIRVTAQNGGHLASSLGAVELVLALHRVFQSPKDRILFDVGHQAYAHKLITGRKDRFHTLRQEGGLSGFTKVSESEHDAITAGHASTSLAHALGMAIARDLAKEDYHVVAVIGDGALTGGMALAALNKIGELGKRMLIILNDNEMSISENVGALNKYFKELQIRKWVQDAEKLGRSILEHISPKLFGLVDRAKEAAKLILHQENPFYAWGIRYIGPVDGHDLKGLIHILEHLKELDGPTLLHVVTKKGKGYKVAEADPIYWHGPSGFDPLRPEKVSKGYTWSQAFGDAVTELAYLEPRLFVLTPAMREGSGLVRYSVEHPDRYLDVGICEDVAVTTAAGMALRGLKPIVAIYSTFLQRAYDQVIHDVAIEALPVIFAIDRAGVVGADGATHHGVFDIAYLRTIPNLQIAAPKDALELRAMLKKALEIGGPIAIRYPRDNVERAPEGAWPEIPWGRWEVLKEGTEAYILAFGKTLKYALEAASDDPRIGVVNARFLKPLDREMLKALARYRLLTVEDHQRMGGFGSAVLEALNEMGLKPQVKVLGLPDRFLEHGSIPSLHRQAGIDAEGIRKALAEMGVPPTYERA from the coding sequence ATGGTACTGGACAAGGTGAATAGCCCGGACGACCTGAAGGGCCTGACCCTCGAGGAGCTCCTGGCCTTGGCCGAGGAAATCCGGAGCGAGATCATCCGGGTCACGGCGCAAAACGGAGGCCACCTGGCAAGCTCCCTAGGAGCGGTGGAGCTCGTCCTAGCCCTGCACAGGGTCTTCCAGTCCCCTAAAGACCGCATCCTCTTCGACGTGGGCCACCAGGCCTACGCCCACAAGCTCATCACCGGGCGCAAGGACCGCTTCCACACCCTAAGGCAGGAAGGGGGGCTTTCCGGCTTCACCAAGGTTTCCGAGTCGGAGCACGACGCCATCACCGCCGGGCACGCCAGCACCTCCTTGGCCCATGCCCTGGGCATGGCCATCGCCCGGGACCTGGCGAAGGAGGACTACCACGTGGTGGCGGTCATAGGGGATGGGGCCCTCACCGGAGGAATGGCCCTGGCCGCCCTCAACAAGATCGGGGAGCTAGGCAAGAGGATGCTCATCATCCTGAACGACAACGAGATGAGCATCTCGGAAAACGTGGGGGCCCTCAACAAGTACTTCAAAGAGCTTCAGATAAGAAAGTGGGTCCAGGACGCCGAGAAGCTGGGCCGGAGCATCCTGGAACACATCTCCCCCAAGCTCTTCGGCCTGGTGGACCGGGCCAAGGAAGCGGCCAAGCTCATCCTCCACCAGGAGAACCCCTTCTACGCCTGGGGGATCCGCTACATCGGCCCCGTGGACGGCCACGACCTCAAGGGGCTCATCCACATCCTGGAGCACCTCAAGGAGCTGGACGGCCCCACCCTGCTCCACGTGGTCACCAAGAAGGGAAAGGGCTACAAGGTGGCCGAGGCCGACCCCATCTACTGGCACGGGCCCTCGGGCTTTGACCCCCTCAGGCCGGAGAAGGTTTCCAAGGGCTACACCTGGAGCCAGGCCTTTGGGGACGCCGTCACGGAGCTGGCCTATCTGGAACCCCGCCTCTTCGTCCTCACCCCGGCCATGCGGGAGGGGTCGGGCCTGGTGCGCTACTCCGTGGAGCACCCGGACCGCTACCTGGACGTGGGGATCTGCGAGGATGTGGCGGTGACCACGGCGGCGGGCATGGCCCTACGGGGCCTCAAGCCCATCGTGGCCATCTATTCCACCTTTTTGCAACGGGCCTACGACCAGGTGATCCACGACGTGGCCATAGAGGCCTTGCCCGTGATCTTCGCCATAGACCGGGCGGGGGTGGTAGGGGCCGACGGAGCCACCCACCACGGGGTTTTTGACATCGCCTACCTGCGCACCATCCCCAACCTGCAGATCGCTGCCCCCAAGGACGCCTTGGAGCTAAGGGCCATGCTGAAGAAGGCCTTAGAGATCGGGGGGCCCATCGCCATCCGCTACCCCCGGGACAACGTGGAACGGGCCCCGGAGGGCGCCTGGCCCGAGATCCCCTGGGGCCGGTGGGAGGTGCTCAAGGAGGGCACCGAGGCCTACATCCTGGCCTTCGGAAAGACCTTGAAGTACGCCCTCGAGGCCGCCTCGGACGACCCCAGGATCGGAGTGGTGAACGCCCGGTTCCTCAAGCCCCTGGACCGGGAGATGCTCAAGGCGCTTGCCCGCTACCGGCTCCTCACCGTGGAGGACCACCAGCGGATGGGGGGGTTTGGGAGCGCGGTCCTCGAGGCCCTAAACGAGATGGGCCTGAAGCCTCAGGTGAAGGTCCTGGGCCTGCCCGACCGCTTCCTGGAGCACGGCTCCATCCCAAGCCTCCACCGCCAGGCTGGGATCGACGCCGAGGGCATCCGGAAGGCCCTGGCGGAAATGGGCGTCCCTCCCACCTATGAGAGGGCTTGA
- a CDS encoding MBL fold metallo-hydrolase, which yields MRGLEALPFAANLYRVPVAEGYFLVDAGLPWEAGRLLRLLREPPRLLFLTHHHTDHSGGARALWERFGLPILAHPKEWPYLTKEKPRPPLPIPLLGPWLANLAPPLPREALRPVEEGEEVLGWRVVELPGHTLGQVGLFREGLLIAGDALRGKGLPPRFINEDPELTKKTVRKILDLGAETVYLGHGGPLSRQEVEALALKLGV from the coding sequence ATGAGAGGGCTTGAGGCCCTCCCCTTCGCCGCCAACCTTTACAGGGTTCCCGTAGCGGAAGGGTACTTCCTGGTGGACGCCGGGCTTCCCTGGGAGGCGGGAAGGCTTCTAAGGCTCCTCAGGGAACCCCCCAGGCTCCTCTTCCTCACCCACCACCACACGGACCATAGCGGCGGGGCCCGGGCCCTTTGGGAACGGTTTGGCCTTCCCATCCTGGCCCATCCCAAGGAGTGGCCCTACCTGACCAAGGAAAAGCCCCGCCCTCCCCTACCCATACCCCTCCTGGGTCCCTGGCTCGCCAACCTGGCCCCGCCCCTTCCCCGGGAGGCCTTGAGGCCAGTGGAGGAAGGGGAGGAGGTCCTGGGCTGGCGGGTGGTGGAGCTTCCCGGCCACACCCTGGGGCAGGTGGGGCTTTTCCGGGAAGGCCTCCTGATCGCCGGGGATGCCTTAAGGGGCAAGGGCCTTCCCCCCAGGTTCATCAACGAGGACCCAGAGCTTACCAAGAAGACCGTGCGCAAGATCCTGGACCTGGGAGCAGAAACCGTCTACCTGGGCCACGGAGGGCCCCTCTCCCGCCAGGAGGTGGAGGCCTTGGCCCTTAAACTGGGGGTATGA
- a CDS encoding SPASM domain-containing protein → MKPDLHRFPLLVAWEMTRACLLACQHCRASAVPDPLPGELTLVPVGRGALLEQLSPEEYEEVMHLLYDLSRRYPFKVRTTEGPMFRRVALERRKKEGGEDGALVGEGRGVHLSDGFGFVFVSSTGEVYPSGFLPLSAGNVREKPLLEIYRNSPLFLELRNKALLKGKCGVCEYRELCGGSRARAWAETGDHLAADPRCAYIPKGLGQMPLA, encoded by the coding sequence ATGAAGCCCGACCTTCACCGCTTCCCCCTCCTGGTGGCCTGGGAGATGACCCGGGCCTGCCTGCTCGCCTGCCAGCACTGCCGGGCCTCGGCGGTGCCGGACCCCTTACCCGGGGAGCTCACCCTGGTACCCGTGGGCCGGGGAGCGCTTTTAGAGCAACTTTCCCCCGAGGAATACGAGGAGGTGATGCACCTCCTTTACGATCTCTCCCGCCGCTACCCCTTCAAGGTGCGCACCACGGAAGGCCCCATGTTCCGCCGGGTGGCCTTGGAGCGCCGCAAGAAGGAAGGAGGGGAGGACGGGGCCCTGGTGGGGGAAGGCCGGGGGGTGCACCTCTCCGACGGCTTCGGCTTCGTCTTCGTTTCCTCCACGGGGGAGGTGTATCCTTCGGGGTTTCTTCCCCTCTCCGCCGGCAATGTGCGGGAGAAGCCCCTTCTGGAGATCTACCGAAATAGCCCCCTTTTCCTCGAGCTCCGCAACAAGGCCCTTCTAAAGGGCAAGTGCGGGGTCTGCGAGTACCGGGAGCTTTGCGGGGGAAGCCGGGCCCGGGCCTGGGCGGAAACCGGGGACCACCTGGCCGCCGACCCCCGCTGTGCCTACATCCCTAAGGGCCTAGGACAAATGCCCCTGGCCTAA
- a CDS encoding c-type cytochrome, with amino-acid sequence MKRLLPALLFLGLLALGQSPGAKLYSANCQSCHQATGQGVPGAFPSLTHLDKVVQAKGGREYLIRVVLYGLQGSLTVEGKTYNGVMPPFRQLKDQEVADLLNHVLTTFAKSKAKPISAEEVKAQRAKALSPQEVLKSRPPVK; translated from the coding sequence ATGAAGCGCCTCTTGCCCGCCTTGCTCTTCCTGGGCCTTCTGGCCCTTGGGCAAAGCCCTGGGGCCAAGCTCTACTCCGCCAACTGCCAAAGCTGCCACCAGGCCACGGGCCAGGGGGTCCCTGGAGCCTTCCCGTCCCTCACCCACCTGGACAAGGTGGTCCAGGCCAAAGGGGGCCGGGAGTACCTGATCCGGGTGGTCCTCTACGGCCTCCAGGGAAGCCTTACGGTGGAGGGCAAGACCTATAACGGGGTCATGCCCCCCTTCCGCCAGCTCAAGGACCAGGAGGTGGCCGACCTCCTGAACCACGTCCTCACCACCTTCGCCAAGTCCAAGGCCAAGCCCATAAGCGCCGAGGAGGTGAAGGCGCAAAGGGCCAAGGCCCTCTCCCCCCAGGAGGTCCTCAAGTCCCGTCCCCCGGTCAAGTAG